The following coding sequences lie in one Candidatus Vogelbacteria bacterium genomic window:
- a CDS encoding PqqD family protein — MSVHEFGEDGALYDAAGGLVHVLNDSAFFIWQKCDGMTTVEDLLEQMLQRYGQVPRERLELDIQVTLEKLYSLGVCMRGLE; from the coding sequence GTGAGTGTTCATGAATTTGGTGAGGATGGGGCCTTGTACGATGCCGCCGGAGGTCTAGTGCACGTTTTGAACGACTCTGCCTTTTTCATTTGGCAGAAATGTGATGGGATGACAACTGTCGAGGACTTGTTGGAGCAGATGCTTCAGCGATACGGGCAGGTTCCACGCGAGCGTTTAGAGTTGGACATCCAAGTTACACTCGAAAAACTCTACAGCTTGGGC